A stretch of the Bradyrhizobium arachidis genome encodes the following:
- a CDS encoding redoxin family protein, which yields MSELHVDGPLQAGDRAPNIVLDAITREGKIALEDYRGHSPILVGLFRGLHCPFCRRHIAAQAQLDAALHEKGVESLTVVNTPIERARLYFRYHPLPNLLAASDPERISHRAFGLPNLEFTESETEWPRKVGMDVVRSMQVEIPGEFPGPMNRLAAFDYLNNKDGYEITEADQRMLAVGHGQLFGQFLLDREGIVRWSFTEVPDGGQHMFEAPSPQELMSAASQVAG from the coding sequence ATGTCAGAGCTTCATGTCGATGGACCACTTCAAGCCGGTGATCGTGCACCGAACATCGTGCTCGACGCCATCACACGCGAAGGAAAGATCGCGCTCGAAGATTATCGCGGGCATAGCCCGATATTGGTTGGCTTGTTTCGGGGGCTGCATTGCCCATTCTGCCGCCGCCATATCGCGGCACAGGCGCAACTTGACGCCGCTCTGCACGAGAAAGGCGTCGAAAGTCTCACGGTGGTCAACACGCCGATCGAGCGCGCGCGGCTCTATTTCCGTTACCATCCGTTGCCAAATCTGCTCGCGGCGTCCGATCCCGAGCGGATCTCGCACCGCGCGTTCGGCTTGCCCAATCTCGAGTTTACCGAGAGCGAAACGGAGTGGCCGCGCAAGGTGGGTATGGATGTGGTGAGGAGCATGCAGGTCGAAATTCCGGGCGAATTTCCCGGACCGATGAATCGGCTGGCGGCGTTTGATTACCTCAACAACAAGGACGGCTACGAGATCACGGAAGCCGATCAGCGTATGTTGGCAGTCGGCCACGGCCAGCTGTTCGGCCAGTTCCTGCTCGATCGGGAGGGGATCGTGCGCTGGAGCTTTACCGAAGTTCCTGACGGCGGCCAGCACATGTTCGAAGCGCCGAGCCCTCAGGAGTTGATGTCGGCTGCCTCTCAGGTAGCAGGCTAG
- a CDS encoding ABC transporter ATP-binding protein, protein MDFGLEVRGVSLRFGGVRALTDVSFGIKDGELFSIIGPNGAGKTSIVNCISGRYKPTEGQLFYQGRDITGLTPNARASLGIGRTFQNLALFHHMSVLDNIMVGRHHLLKNNFITGSLYWLTGARKEELAHRRKVEEIIDFLDLQSVRKATAGTLPYGLRKRVELARAMALEPKLILLDEPMAGMNFEEKEDMARYIVDLNEEFGMTVVMIEHDMGVVMDISHRVMVLDFGKKIAEGDPAAVLADPHVKRAYLGEEDETLVDPDDKPEAPECAA, encoded by the coding sequence GTGGATTTTGGCCTTGAAGTGCGCGGCGTTTCCTTGCGGTTCGGCGGTGTCCGCGCGCTGACCGACGTCAGCTTCGGCATCAAGGACGGCGAGTTGTTCTCGATCATCGGCCCGAACGGCGCCGGCAAGACCTCGATCGTGAACTGTATTTCCGGTCGCTACAAGCCGACCGAGGGGCAGCTCTTCTATCAAGGGCGCGACATTACCGGCCTGACGCCCAACGCGCGCGCCTCGCTCGGCATCGGCCGCACCTTCCAGAATCTTGCGCTGTTCCACCATATGAGCGTGCTCGACAACATCATGGTCGGCCGCCATCACCTCCTGAAGAACAATTTCATCACCGGCTCGCTCTACTGGCTGACCGGCGCGCGCAAGGAAGAGCTCGCGCACCGCCGCAAGGTGGAGGAGATCATCGACTTCCTCGACCTCCAGTCGGTGCGCAAGGCGACCGCTGGCACCCTGCCCTACGGCCTGCGCAAGCGCGTGGAACTGGCGCGCGCCATGGCGCTGGAGCCGAAACTGATTCTCCTCGACGAGCCGATGGCCGGCATGAACTTCGAGGAGAAGGAGGACATGGCCCGCTACATCGTCGATCTCAACGAGGAGTTCGGGATGACGGTGGTGATGATCGAGCACGACATGGGCGTCGTGATGGATATTTCCCACCGCGTCATGGTGCTGGATTTCGGCAAGAAGATCGCCGAGGGCGATCCGGCGGCCGTGCTCGCCGACCCCCACGTCAAGCGCGCCTATCTCGGCGAGGAAGACGAGACGCTGGTCGATCCCGACGACAAGCCCGAGGCTCCGGAGTGCGCGGCATGA
- a CDS encoding adenylate/guanylate cyclase domain-containing protein translates to MNCSCCGSEVQSGFAFCPKCGTKQPNACPACGYPCAPDFAYCPKCGALVGDAPKAGGQASTRPSGAAIPIRASSPPLVPVTEAQQALRPDKIDSEANRRTITVLFADLSGFTAMSERLDPEVMQTLQNELFEELTAAVQSFGGFVDKFIGDALLALFGAPAAHEDDPERAVRAALDMIRRTERLGERTKIYAGSPLLLHIGINTGHVVAGGLGVGVAKSYSVTGDTVNTAQRLQSMAPPGEVLVGPLTHRLTRHAFSYESLGEVSLKGKMGNVLVHRLKAPLDTPRAARGLDTLGLSAPLIGRDTELARLEASLDRGCSGAAQLVRLVGEAGIGKTRLVNEFVARIRDEDRFAGVAIRQAVCSPLGEQTYGTLAAVLRSAYGIAQKASAAEAEAKLAAALSELGLAAEEAERLMPLYLHVLGLGDPDAVLRHVEPEQLRRQIFFAIRTVFERRLALSPLLIVVEDLHWADAVSLEALRFLMDRLERTRLMLLLTHRPMLELDQFGSSRVSHTTLRLPPLGDADGQRLLAAYFSHGWREPPGHLFSRILERASGNPLFIEEIIRGLSEVGALERDGSQWRIKSDEAAADIPASIQALLLARLDRLPHEVRRLAQEAAVIGPRFDAALLRATATERAKVEAGLELLCDAEIVEEVAGSNSISLRSYRFTQTMLQDVIYQNLLLQRRIELHGRIGAALERLYGEEPERLDDLILLGHHFSLSASKPKGACYLRAAGDRARATYANEDAIRLYQQALGVLLTSGEGEPERLVLYERIADLCGAAGRRNTAEEHYQRALEGHRTAEDRIGEARILRKLGRLLWDAGKRIKAETHYAEAAERLGGIDAPIEWAHLLQERGRLAFRMGDHMAAARWADEALGHARSVPADADKQAGLEAARAIAEALNTKGAALARLGRHREAVREVEQSVAAAEAAGLLNVACRGYTNLGVLYTIVDPARAVEVCRCGLDVARRIGDLGFQARLLANFAVACCTFTDRCTEEGVPAAEKAIEIDRALDQREHLSVPLIVLGQIHQCHFRPDLAARCYNEAIDVASETGEPQQLFPCYDGLATLNLDRGDMPEAERYFALAHDVCARHGLDPAGLIVLPFLD, encoded by the coding sequence ATGAACTGCTCGTGTTGCGGTTCCGAGGTTCAGAGCGGCTTTGCCTTCTGCCCGAAGTGCGGCACGAAGCAACCGAACGCGTGCCCTGCTTGCGGTTATCCATGCGCACCGGATTTCGCGTATTGCCCGAAATGCGGCGCTCTCGTCGGTGATGCCCCCAAAGCCGGCGGGCAGGCGTCAACGCGGCCGAGCGGGGCGGCGATTCCGATCAGGGCGTCCTCACCACCGCTGGTGCCGGTAACCGAAGCTCAACAGGCGTTGCGGCCGGACAAGATCGACAGCGAAGCAAATCGCCGCACCATCACCGTGCTGTTTGCTGACCTCAGCGGCTTCACCGCGATGAGCGAGCGGCTCGACCCTGAGGTCATGCAGACGCTTCAGAACGAATTGTTCGAGGAACTGACGGCCGCGGTGCAAAGCTTTGGCGGCTTCGTCGACAAGTTCATCGGCGATGCGCTGCTTGCCCTGTTCGGTGCGCCGGCCGCCCACGAAGACGATCCGGAGCGGGCGGTCCGCGCGGCCCTCGACATGATCAGGCGGACGGAGCGGCTCGGCGAACGTACGAAGATCTACGCTGGTTCACCCCTGCTGCTCCATATCGGGATCAACACCGGGCATGTGGTCGCTGGCGGGTTGGGCGTGGGCGTCGCCAAATCCTATTCGGTGACCGGCGACACGGTAAATACCGCCCAGCGATTGCAGTCGATGGCTCCTCCGGGCGAGGTGCTGGTCGGGCCGTTGACCCACCGCCTGACGCGGCATGCATTCTCATATGAATCGCTTGGCGAGGTCTCGCTCAAGGGCAAGATGGGCAACGTCCTGGTCCACCGTCTGAAGGCGCCGCTCGACACGCCCCGTGCGGCACGAGGCCTCGACACGCTGGGCCTCAGCGCGCCCCTGATCGGGCGCGACACCGAGCTTGCCCGCCTGGAGGCCAGTCTTGACCGGGGGTGTAGCGGTGCGGCGCAACTGGTGCGGCTGGTCGGCGAAGCCGGTATCGGGAAAACGCGCTTGGTGAATGAGTTCGTCGCCCGTATCCGAGATGAGGATCGCTTCGCCGGTGTGGCGATCCGGCAGGCGGTCTGCTCGCCGCTGGGCGAGCAGACCTACGGTACGCTCGCCGCCGTACTGCGCAGTGCCTATGGCATCGCGCAGAAGGCAAGCGCCGCGGAGGCAGAGGCCAAGCTGGCTGCGGCGCTGTCGGAGCTTGGCCTCGCGGCCGAAGAGGCAGAGCGGTTGATGCCCCTCTATCTCCACGTTCTCGGTCTCGGCGATCCCGACGCGGTGCTCAGGCATGTCGAGCCCGAACAGCTGCGCCGGCAGATCTTTTTCGCGATCCGGACCGTCTTCGAACGGCGCTTGGCCTTGTCGCCGCTTCTGATCGTGGTCGAGGACCTGCACTGGGCTGATGCCGTGTCTCTTGAAGCGCTGCGATTCCTGATGGATCGGCTGGAGCGTACGCGGCTGATGCTGTTGCTTACGCATCGGCCAATGCTGGAGCTGGATCAGTTCGGTTCGAGCCGGGTCAGCCACACAACCCTTCGGTTGCCTCCGCTCGGTGACGCTGACGGACAACGGCTGCTCGCGGCCTACTTCAGTCACGGCTGGCGTGAACCGCCGGGACATCTGTTCAGTCGAATCCTCGAGCGTGCGAGCGGCAATCCACTGTTCATCGAGGAAATCATTCGCGGTCTTAGTGAAGTCGGCGCGCTGGAGCGCGACGGCTCGCAGTGGCGGATCAAGTCGGATGAAGCCGCCGCCGATATCCCCGCCAGCATTCAGGCGCTGTTGCTGGCGCGCCTGGACCGGCTGCCGCATGAAGTGCGTCGGCTGGCCCAGGAGGCCGCAGTGATCGGCCCGCGCTTTGACGCGGCGCTGCTCAGAGCGACGGCAACCGAGCGCGCGAAGGTCGAAGCGGGGCTCGAACTTCTGTGCGACGCCGAGATCGTCGAGGAGGTCGCCGGCTCGAACTCGATTTCGCTGCGATCCTACCGCTTCACGCAAACCATGCTTCAGGACGTGATCTATCAAAACCTGCTCTTGCAGCGCCGGATCGAGCTCCATGGACGGATTGGTGCGGCGCTGGAGCGGCTCTATGGCGAGGAGCCGGAGCGGCTCGATGACCTCATCCTCCTCGGACATCATTTCAGTCTGAGCGCGAGCAAGCCGAAAGGCGCGTGCTATCTGCGCGCGGCCGGTGATCGCGCCCGCGCGACCTATGCCAATGAAGATGCCATCCGTCTCTACCAGCAGGCGCTTGGCGTCTTGTTGACCAGCGGCGAAGGGGAGCCGGAACGCCTGGTCCTCTACGAGCGGATCGCGGACCTCTGTGGCGCGGCCGGCCGCCGCAATACGGCCGAGGAGCACTACCAGCGCGCGCTGGAGGGTCATCGCACCGCAGAGGATCGCATTGGCGAAGCGCGAATTCTTCGCAAGCTCGGCCGACTATTGTGGGACGCCGGCAAGCGGATCAAGGCAGAGACGCACTATGCGGAGGCGGCTGAACGGCTTGGAGGGATCGACGCGCCCATCGAGTGGGCGCATCTCCTGCAAGAGCGTGGCCGTCTCGCGTTTCGCATGGGCGATCACATGGCCGCCGCGCGATGGGCAGACGAGGCGCTTGGCCATGCCCGATCCGTGCCGGCGGACGCGGACAAGCAGGCCGGACTCGAGGCGGCGCGCGCCATTGCGGAGGCGCTCAACACCAAGGGGGCCGCGCTGGCGCGGCTTGGACGACACCGGGAGGCGGTGCGCGAGGTAGAGCAAAGTGTCGCGGCCGCCGAGGCCGCCGGCCTACTTAACGTAGCCTGCCGCGGCTACACCAATCTCGGCGTGCTCTACACGATCGTCGACCCGGCGCGAGCCGTGGAGGTTTGTCGGTGTGGACTCGACGTCGCGCGTCGTATCGGCGATCTCGGCTTCCAAGCGCGCCTTCTTGCCAATTTTGCCGTTGCCTGTTGCACTTTCACGGACAGATGCACCGAGGAGGGGGTTCCGGCCGCCGAAAAGGCGATCGAGATCGACCGTGCGCTCGATCAGCGCGAGCATCTCTCGGTGCCCCTGATCGTGCTCGGGCAGATCCATCAATGCCATTTCCGCCCCGACCTGGCCGCCCGCTGCTACAACGAAGCAATCGACGTCGCGAGCGAGACCGGCGAGCCGCAGCAGCTCTTTCCATGCTATGATGGTCTTGCGACGTTGAACCTTGATCGCGGCGACATGCCCGAGGCCGAGCGGTATTTCGCGCTGGCCCATGACGTTTGCGCCCGGCACGGGCTTGATCCCGCCGGCCTGATCGTACTGCCATTTCTCGACTAG
- a CDS encoding DoxX family protein, whose protein sequence is MTMNKSRRVAGTVMSGLVITFMLFDAGMKLVPLEVVIKATAELGYPPSPELARALGIVALVCTALYAFPRTAVVGAILLTAYMGGTVAAHLRVGNPLFTHMLFGVYLAVLAWGGLYLRDTRMEALLPLRSPSEEV, encoded by the coding sequence ATGACAATGAACAAGTCGAGACGCGTGGCCGGCACAGTGATGAGCGGGCTTGTCATTACCTTCATGCTGTTCGATGCCGGGATGAAACTCGTTCCGTTGGAAGTTGTGATCAAAGCGACCGCCGAGCTCGGCTATCCTCCTTCGCCCGAGTTGGCGCGAGCGCTAGGCATTGTGGCGCTGGTCTGTACCGCGCTCTATGCTTTCCCTCGAACTGCAGTGGTCGGCGCGATCCTTCTGACCGCCTATATGGGCGGCACCGTTGCCGCTCACCTCCGGGTCGGCAACCCGCTCTTCACCCACATGTTGTTCGGCGTGTATCTGGCCGTTCTTGCATGGGGCGGTCTGTATCTGCGCGATACCCGGATGGAGGCGCTGCTGCCGCTGAGGTCGCCATCTGAGGAGGTCTGA
- a CDS encoding helix-turn-helix domain-containing protein: MRLPDPPVLIEFDDRESNSPYIERVWRSRSRSGGSFLSMAEGNIELVVTRLPEFLAVTLRGPVTQGALIECPPNGEWIAIRFRLGTYLPQIPTAALIDRQDIHLPVLPNGRFLFSGSSWEIPSYDNAESLVAGLARAGVIARSHATDAAVDGDVDWMSQRSMQRHFRRVTGMTFSSYQQIQRARRAAALLVSGSSVLDATFSAGYFDQAHLTRSVKQLIGMTPARLARERPQLSFSYKTTTS; this comes from the coding sequence ATGCGCCTTCCGGATCCTCCTGTGCTCATAGAATTTGACGATCGCGAATCGAACTCGCCTTACATCGAGCGCGTGTGGCGCAGCCGGAGCCGGAGCGGTGGCTCGTTCCTGTCGATGGCCGAGGGAAATATCGAACTGGTCGTTACCAGGCTTCCGGAGTTCTTGGCGGTGACACTCAGGGGGCCGGTGACCCAGGGGGCCCTGATTGAATGCCCGCCGAATGGCGAATGGATCGCTATCCGTTTTCGACTGGGAACCTACCTGCCACAGATACCGACGGCGGCCTTGATCGACCGCCAAGATATCCACTTGCCGGTGCTCCCCAATGGCCGTTTCCTGTTTTCCGGTTCGAGCTGGGAGATTCCAAGCTACGACAATGCGGAGAGTCTCGTTGCCGGCCTGGCGCGCGCGGGCGTCATCGCACGCAGCCATGCAACCGACGCGGCGGTCGACGGCGATGTCGACTGGATGAGCCAACGTTCGATGCAACGACACTTTCGTCGTGTCACGGGCATGACGTTCAGCAGCTACCAGCAAATTCAGCGTGCGCGTCGCGCGGCGGCTTTGCTGGTGAGCGGGAGCTCCGTCCTCGACGCTACATTCAGCGCCGGCTATTTTGATCAGGCCCATCTTACCCGTTCGGTCAAGCAACTGATCGGCATGACCCCTGCGCGCCTCGCACGCGAGCGGCCGCAATTGTCGTTTTCGTACAAAACAACGACGTCCTGA
- a CDS encoding Crp/Fnr family transcriptional regulator — protein sequence MIAQEHLRRVAAWSRELTDREIEVARAGIVERSYVTGETIFMRGDKFDYWAGVVSGLARMGAVSRDGKETSLAGLTAGAWFGEGSVLKNEPRRYDVVALRDSRLALMERSAFLWLFENSVGFNRFLVRQLNERLGQFIGMLEVNRTLDATARLARSIASLFNPILYPESTRHLEITQEEIGALSGMSRQNANRSLNRLEKEGLLRLEYGGVTILDIERLRSYGEEV from the coding sequence ATGATTGCGCAGGAGCATTTGAGGCGCGTGGCTGCCTGGTCGCGCGAATTGACCGATCGCGAGATCGAGGTCGCCCGCGCCGGGATCGTCGAGCGGTCCTATGTCACCGGCGAGACGATCTTCATGCGCGGCGACAAGTTCGACTATTGGGCCGGCGTGGTCTCGGGCCTCGCGCGGATGGGCGCGGTGTCGCGCGACGGCAAGGAGACGAGTCTCGCCGGTCTCACCGCGGGCGCCTGGTTCGGCGAGGGCAGCGTGCTGAAGAACGAGCCGCGGCGCTACGACGTCGTCGCGCTGCGCGACAGCCGCCTTGCCCTGATGGAACGCAGTGCGTTCCTGTGGCTGTTCGAGAACAGCGTCGGCTTCAACCGCTTCCTCGTGCGCCAACTCAACGAGCGCCTCGGCCAGTTCATCGGCATGCTTGAGGTCAACCGTACGCTGGATGCCACCGCGCGCCTCGCCCGCAGCATCGCCTCGCTGTTCAACCCGATCCTCTATCCGGAATCCACCAGGCATCTGGAGATCACGCAGGAAGAGATCGGCGCGCTCTCCGGTATGTCACGGCAGAATGCCAACCGGTCGCTGAACCGGCTGGAGAAGGAAGGATTGCTCCGACTGGAATACGGCGGCGTGACGATCTTGGATATTGAGCGGCTCAGGAGCTACGGGGAGGAGGTATGA
- a CDS encoding DUF4287 domain-containing protein, producing the protein MSFQAYLDNIQAKTGKSPDQFRKWGKDRGFSTAAGLAAGVKVGAIVAALKDEFGLGHGHAMAIVALLKGKKS; encoded by the coding sequence GTGAGTTTTCAGGCTTATCTCGACAATATCCAGGCCAAGACCGGCAAGAGCCCGGACCAGTTCCGCAAATGGGGGAAGGACAGGGGTTTTTCGACTGCGGCAGGACTGGCGGCCGGGGTGAAAGTCGGCGCTATCGTCGCCGCGCTAAAAGACGAGTTCGGCCTTGGCCATGGCCATGCAATGGCGATCGTCGCGCTTCTCAAGGGAAAGAAGAGTTAA